A single window of Lysobacter oculi DNA harbors:
- the bamA gene encoding outer membrane protein assembly factor BamA yields the protein MTRTPTRRRLLALALATALATPAWAQSIDPFTVSDIRVDGLQRISAGTVFTYLPVERGDTLDQSKAAEAIRALYKTGFFEDIRLDRQGDILVLTVVERPAINKLTVSGNKDLQTDQLMKSLKDIGLSEGETYDRMSLDRVKQELTRAYQNRGKYNVEINPTVTRLDRNRVDVAIEIKEGKAAKISHVNVIGNDVFSDKQLLKGWESKPSNWLSWYRRDDQYSKEKLSGDLEKLQSYYLDRGYIDADVGPDNTQVSISPDKREVFITAGLTEGEQYKISTVSVSGDTVLPKEDIEARVKAFVRPGDVFSRARLEMATESITGSLSNIGYAFAQVQPAPDVDREGRTVAIDMQVVPGPRVNVRRIVFKDNNRTKDEVLRREMRQLEGAWYSQAAIDRSKIRLQQLGYFETVDIESKPVPGSSDQVDLEVKVKETNSGQVMLALGYSQLGGMQISGQLSENNFLGSGNRVSVAAMRSTYQKRYDFSFTNPYFTDNGVSLGYNLFWNEFDYSNFNVAQYSTNSGAAQMFLGIPVTEYDTVSWMLGIDSKKVLAIPGSTPDTIVDYINAVGNQTFHSWRTQLAFARDTRNHALTPTAGTFQRIGLEATLPGSTVQYWKLDYQFSKYWPISPALVLNTAFNIGYGDSYGKEFERALCYSPSTIVDSDGDGVPDTVVPGAAPSVPCFPTSPDYVKTVTATGLPFFENYYAGGVSSSGRVRGFTDNTLGPRVPNAYGYMQPLGGSLKTVGSLEMFFPKLIDSPAARFSAFVDIGNVYKDFNSFDANDLRVSTGIAMMWRSPMGPITISYALPIRKKDSIYDASGKLIQEGDRIERLQFTFTGGF from the coding sequence GCTCGCCACCGCCCTCGCGACGCCCGCCTGGGCGCAGTCGATCGACCCGTTCACCGTCAGCGACATCCGCGTCGACGGCCTGCAGCGCATCTCGGCGGGCACGGTGTTCACCTACCTGCCGGTGGAACGCGGCGACACCCTCGACCAGTCGAAGGCCGCCGAGGCGATCCGCGCCCTCTACAAGACCGGTTTCTTCGAGGACATCCGCCTCGACCGCCAGGGCGACATCCTGGTGCTGACGGTGGTGGAACGCCCGGCCATCAACAAGCTCACGGTCAGCGGCAACAAGGACCTGCAGACCGACCAGCTGATGAAGAGCCTGAAGGACATCGGCCTGTCCGAGGGCGAGACCTACGACCGGATGAGCCTGGACCGGGTCAAGCAGGAACTCACCCGCGCCTACCAGAACCGCGGCAAGTACAACGTCGAGATCAACCCGACGGTCACCCGCCTCGACCGCAACCGCGTCGACGTGGCCATCGAGATCAAGGAAGGCAAGGCGGCCAAGATCAGCCACGTCAACGTGATCGGCAACGACGTCTTCAGCGACAAGCAGCTGCTGAAGGGTTGGGAATCCAAGCCGTCCAACTGGCTGTCCTGGTACCGCCGCGACGACCAGTATTCGAAGGAAAAGCTCTCCGGCGACCTGGAGAAGCTGCAGTCCTACTACCTCGACCGTGGCTATATCGATGCCGATGTCGGGCCGGACAACACCCAGGTGTCGATCAGCCCGGACAAGCGCGAGGTGTTCATCACCGCCGGCCTGACCGAGGGTGAGCAGTACAAGATCTCCACCGTGTCGGTGAGCGGTGACACCGTGCTGCCGAAGGAAGACATCGAGGCCCGCGTGAAGGCCTTCGTGCGCCCCGGCGACGTGTTCTCGCGCGCGCGCCTGGAAATGGCGACCGAGAGCATCACCGGCTCGCTGAGCAACATCGGCTATGCGTTCGCGCAGGTGCAGCCGGCGCCGGACGTGGACCGCGAGGGCCGCACCGTGGCCATCGACATGCAGGTGGTGCCGGGCCCGCGCGTCAACGTGCGCCGCATCGTCTTCAAGGACAACAACCGCACCAAGGACGAGGTCCTGCGCCGCGAGATGCGCCAGCTGGAAGGCGCGTGGTACTCGCAGGCGGCGATCGACCGCTCGAAGATCCGCCTGCAGCAGCTGGGCTACTTCGAGACCGTGGACATCGAAAGCAAGCCGGTACCCGGCAGCAGCGACCAGGTCGACCTGGAAGTGAAGGTCAAGGAGACCAACTCCGGCCAGGTGATGCTGGCGCTGGGTTATTCGCAGCTCGGCGGCATGCAGATCAGCGGCCAGCTGTCGGAGAACAACTTCCTGGGCAGCGGCAACCGCGTCTCCGTCGCGGCGATGCGCAGCACCTACCAGAAGCGCTACGACTTCTCGTTCACCAACCCGTACTTCACCGACAACGGTGTCTCGCTGGGCTACAACCTGTTCTGGAACGAGTTCGACTACTCCAACTTCAACGTGGCCCAGTATTCGACCAACTCGGGCGCGGCGCAGATGTTCCTCGGCATCCCGGTCACCGAATACGACACGGTGAGCTGGATGCTCGGCATCGACAGCAAGAAGGTGCTGGCGATCCCGGGCTCCACACCCGACACGATCGTCGATTACATCAATGCCGTGGGCAACCAGACGTTCCACTCCTGGCGCACCCAGCTGGCCTTCGCCCGCGACACCCGCAACCACGCGCTGACGCCGACCGCCGGCACCTTCCAGCGCATCGGCCTGGAAGCCACCCTGCCCGGCTCGACCGTGCAGTACTGGAAGCTCGACTACCAGTTCTCCAAGTACTGGCCGATCAGCCCGGCGCTGGTGCTCAACACCGCCTTCAACATCGGCTACGGCGATTCCTACGGCAAGGAATTCGAGCGCGCGCTCTGCTATTCGCCTTCCACCATCGTCGACAGCGACGGCGACGGCGTGCCCGATACCGTGGTGCCGGGTGCGGCGCCGAGCGTGCCCTGCTTCCCGACCTCGCCCGACTACGTCAAGACGGTCACCGCGACCGGCCTGCCGTTCTTCGAGAACTACTACGCCGGCGGCGTGTCGTCCTCGGGTCGCGTGCGCGGCTTCACCGACAACACGCTCGGCCCGCGCGTGCCGAATGCCTACGGCTACATGCAGCCGCTGGGCGGTTCGCTGAAGACGGTCGGCTCGCTGGAGATGTTCTTCCCGAAGCTGATCGACAGCCCGGCCGCGCGTTTCTCGGCCTTCGTCGACATCGGCAACGTGTACAAGGACTTCAACAGTTTCGATGCCAACGATCTGCGCGTGTCGACCGGCATCGCGATGATGTGGCGTTCGCCGATGGGCCCGATCACCATCAGCTACGCGCTGCCGATCCGCAAGAAAGACTCGATCTACGACGCCAGCGGGAAGCTGATCCAGGAAGGCGACCGCATCGAGCGCCTGCAGTTCACCTTCACCGGCGGCTTCTGA
- the lpxB gene encoding lipid-A-disaccharide synthase, producing the protein MPSSTKPRPNSPKSPPAVTTYAPSSISSKAASGRCCADMRIAVCAGEASGDLLGAGLIEALKQRFPDAEFAGIGGPRMREAGLQCWHDAQELAVMGLSEVIAHLPRLLKLRKGFRQRVLDWRPDVFIGIDAPDFNLGVEKWLKQRGVRTVHYVSPSVWAWRESRAEKIGASADRVLCLFPMEPPIYAKHGVDAVFVGHPMANAIPLDPDREAARLALHVRGDGPVLALLPGSRISEIDRMWPVFQQAAAKVAERHPDLEVLVPEANEACKARILEHFKADGAVTSIRFFEGRNAQQVMIASDVILLASGTAALEAMLCKRPMVIGHRIAPLTYRIVKTFGLLKSAHVSLPNVLAGDALVPELLQDDCTPDKLAAAVLGWLDDEAAVARLLPRFEAIHRELRQDASARAADAVANLLSDPSSTP; encoded by the coding sequence ATGCCAAGCTCGACGAAGCCAAGGCCGAACTCGCCGAAATCGCCGCCGGCAGTGACGACGTACGCGCCTTCCTCGATTTCATCGAAAGCGGCGAGCGGCCGCTGCTGCGCTGACATGCGCATCGCGGTGTGCGCGGGCGAAGCCTCCGGCGACCTGCTGGGCGCCGGGCTGATCGAGGCACTCAAGCAGCGTTTCCCCGACGCCGAATTCGCCGGCATCGGCGGCCCCCGCATGCGCGAGGCCGGCCTGCAGTGCTGGCACGACGCGCAGGAACTGGCGGTGATGGGGCTGAGCGAAGTCATCGCCCACCTGCCGCGCCTGCTGAAACTGCGCAAGGGCTTCCGCCAGCGCGTGCTGGACTGGCGGCCGGATGTGTTCATCGGCATCGACGCGCCCGATTTCAACCTGGGCGTGGAGAAGTGGCTCAAGCAGCGCGGCGTGCGCACCGTGCATTACGTCAGCCCGAGCGTCTGGGCGTGGCGCGAATCGCGCGCGGAGAAGATCGGCGCCTCCGCCGACCGCGTGCTCTGCCTGTTCCCGATGGAGCCGCCGATCTACGCGAAGCATGGCGTCGATGCGGTGTTCGTCGGCCACCCGATGGCCAATGCCATCCCGCTCGACCCCGACCGCGAAGCCGCCCGGCTCGCCCTGCACGTGCGCGGCGACGGCCCGGTGCTGGCGCTGCTGCCGGGTTCGCGGATCAGCGAGATCGACCGCATGTGGCCGGTGTTCCAGCAGGCCGCGGCGAAAGTGGCGGAGCGCCATCCCGACCTGGAAGTGCTGGTGCCGGAGGCCAACGAGGCCTGCAAGGCGCGCATCCTGGAACACTTCAAGGCCGATGGCGCGGTGACCTCGATCCGTTTCTTCGAAGGCCGCAACGCGCAGCAGGTGATGATCGCCAGCGACGTGATCCTGCTCGCCTCCGGCACCGCCGCGCTGGAGGCGATGCTGTGCAAGCGGCCGATGGTGATCGGCCACCGCATCGCGCCGCTGACCTACCGCATCGTCAAGACCTTCGGCCTACTCAAGAGCGCGCATGTCAGCCTGCCCAACGTGCTGGCCGGCGATGCGCTGGTGCCGGAACTGCTGCAGGACGACTGCACGCCCGACAAGCTCGCCGCCGCCGTGCTGGGTTGGCTGGATGATGAGGCGGCGGTCGCCCGGCTGCTGCCGCGCTTCGAGGCGATCCACCGTGAACTGCGGCAGGATGCCTCCGCACGCGCCGCCGATGCGGTGGCCAACCTGCTTTCAGACCCATCGTCCACGCCGTGA
- the fabZ gene encoding 3-hydroxyacyl-ACP dehydratase FabZ, which translates to MTELQLPVDIERIREMLPHRYPFLLVDRVVEFDSGQRIKAWKNVSINEPFFNGHFPAHAVMPGVLVIEALAQAGGLLSHMSRGGAVEGKLSYLVKVDAAKFSSMVVPGDRLELEVTIKREIRNMVLYVGVASVDGKQVACAEILCAEVDA; encoded by the coding sequence ATGACCGAACTGCAGCTCCCCGTGGACATCGAGCGCATCCGCGAGATGCTGCCGCACCGCTATCCCTTCCTGCTGGTGGACCGCGTGGTGGAGTTCGACTCCGGCCAGCGGATCAAGGCGTGGAAGAACGTCAGCATCAACGAGCCCTTCTTCAACGGCCATTTCCCCGCGCATGCGGTGATGCCGGGCGTGCTGGTGATCGAGGCGCTGGCCCAGGCCGGCGGCCTGCTGAGCCACATGAGCCGCGGCGGCGCGGTCGAAGGCAAGCTGTCCTACCTGGTGAAGGTGGATGCGGCCAAGTTCTCCAGCATGGTGGTGCCGGGCGACCGCCTGGAGCTGGAGGTCACGATCAAGCGCGAGATCCGCAACATGGTCCTGTACGTGGGCGTGGCCAGCGTGGACGGCAAGCAGGTCGCCTGCGCTGAGATCCTCTGCGCCGAGGTCGATGCCTGA
- the lpxA gene encoding acyl-ACP--UDP-N-acetylglucosamine O-acyltransferase, protein MPEMAGIHATAVIDPAAKLADDVEVGAYAVIGAEVEIGGGTVIGPHCSITGPTRIGRDNRIHGHAAIGGDPQDKKYQGERVALEIGDRNHIREFVTINRGTGDGGGITKIGDDNWLLAYVHVAHDCHIGSHCVFSNNATLAGHVTVEDHVILSGFAGVHQFCRIGAHAFIGMGAFVNGDVPPYLMVAQEKYARPRGINAEGLKRRGFDAPRIAAIKRAYRALYMGDAKLDEAKAELAEIAAGSDDVRAFLDFIESGERPLLR, encoded by the coding sequence ATGCCTGAGATGGCCGGCATCCACGCCACCGCCGTCATCGACCCGGCCGCGAAGCTCGCCGACGATGTCGAGGTGGGCGCCTACGCGGTGATCGGCGCCGAGGTGGAGATCGGCGGCGGCACGGTGATCGGGCCGCATTGCAGCATCACCGGCCCGACCAGGATCGGGCGCGACAACCGCATCCACGGCCATGCCGCGATCGGCGGTGATCCGCAGGACAAGAAATACCAGGGCGAGCGCGTGGCGCTGGAGATCGGCGACCGCAACCACATCCGCGAATTCGTCACCATCAACCGCGGCACCGGCGACGGCGGCGGCATCACCAAGATCGGCGACGACAACTGGCTGCTGGCCTATGTCCACGTCGCCCACGACTGCCACATCGGCAGCCATTGCGTGTTCTCCAACAACGCCACGCTGGCCGGCCACGTGACGGTGGAGGACCACGTGATCCTCTCCGGCTTCGCGGGCGTGCACCAGTTCTGCCGGATCGGCGCGCACGCCTTCATCGGCATGGGTGCCTTCGTCAACGGCGACGTGCCGCCCTACCTGATGGTGGCGCAGGAAAAATACGCGCGGCCACGCGGCATCAATGCCGAGGGCCTGAAGCGCCGCGGTTTCGATGCGCCGCGCATCGCCGCGATCAAGCGGGCCTACCGCGCGCTGTACATGGGCGATGCCAAGCTCGACGAAGCCAAGGCCGAACTCGCCGAAATCGCCGCCGGCAGTGACGACGTACGCGCCTTCCTCGATTTCATCGAAAGCGGCGAGCGGCCGCTGCTGCGCTGA
- the lpxD gene encoding UDP-3-O-(3-hydroxymyristoyl)glucosamine N-acyltransferase: protein MSATYTAAGLAERFGLGVVGDGETAVSGVGTLAGAKPGQLGFLANPRYRSQLEATAASVVVMRAADAENAPVTALVARDPYAAFARIAALFEPVPEYPPGIHPSAVIAPEAVIDPGAHVGPFVSIGARSHVGAGAVIGPGCVIGEDCVVGAGSELIARVTLVTRVRLGERVRIHPGAVLGADGFGLALEGGRWLKVPQLGGVRIGDDCEIGANTCIDRGALDDTVLEEDVRLDNQIQIGHNVHIGAHTAMAGCSAAAGSAKIGRYCLIGGGAGVLGHLEICDQAVVTAMSLVTHSIREPGEYSSGTPLMDNRSWRKSAARFKQLDKLFRGMRGGDKDPA, encoded by the coding sequence ATGTCCGCGACGTATACCGCGGCCGGACTGGCTGAACGCTTCGGGTTGGGGGTGGTGGGGGACGGCGAAACCGCCGTCTCCGGCGTCGGCACCTTGGCGGGCGCGAAGCCGGGGCAGCTCGGCTTTCTCGCCAATCCGCGTTACCGCAGCCAGCTGGAGGCCACCGCCGCCAGCGTGGTGGTGATGCGCGCCGCCGATGCCGAAAACGCGCCGGTCACCGCGCTCGTCGCGCGTGATCCCTACGCCGCCTTCGCCCGCATCGCCGCGCTGTTCGAACCGGTGCCGGAATATCCGCCCGGCATCCACCCGAGCGCCGTCATCGCGCCCGAAGCCGTCATCGACCCCGGCGCCCACGTCGGGCCCTTCGTCAGCATCGGCGCGCGCAGCCATGTCGGTGCCGGCGCGGTGATCGGCCCGGGCTGCGTGATCGGCGAGGACTGCGTGGTCGGCGCCGGCAGCGAACTCATCGCCCGGGTCACTCTGGTCACCCGCGTGCGGCTGGGCGAACGCGTGCGCATCCATCCCGGCGCGGTGCTCGGCGCCGACGGCTTCGGCCTGGCGTTGGAGGGCGGGCGCTGGCTCAAGGTGCCGCAGCTCGGCGGCGTGCGCATCGGCGACGACTGCGAGATCGGCGCCAACACCTGCATCGACCGTGGCGCGCTGGACGACACCGTGCTGGAGGAAGACGTCCGCCTCGACAACCAGATCCAGATCGGCCACAACGTCCACATCGGCGCGCATACCGCGATGGCCGGCTGCTCGGCCGCGGCCGGCAGCGCGAAGATCGGCCGCTACTGCCTGATCGGCGGCGGCGCGGGCGTGCTGGGGCATCTGGAAATCTGCGACCAGGCGGTGGTGACCGCGATGAGCCTGGTCACCCATTCGATCCGCGAGCCCGGGGAGTACTCTTCCGGGACGCCGTTGATGGACAATCGCAGCTGGCGCAAGAGCGCCGCCCGCTTCAAGCAACTCGACAAGCTGTTCCGCGGCATGCGTGGCGGCGACAAGGACCCGGCATGA